A window from Triticum aestivum cultivar Chinese Spring chromosome 6D, IWGSC CS RefSeq v2.1, whole genome shotgun sequence encodes these proteins:
- the LOC123145264 gene encoding uncharacterized protein encodes MSVTADPAGAGAGDGDRSRGGWSFWNMQRNRGLSAASTSTNWVLSATTKNEGYSIWTSAGGEWRPRPTDAHAPAYYHDLAELYLEAARRLPIADIPYLADCISISGLAVGLADPVTNIVLTTINAFAKRPSYVRPLKPDDALEKISKKTTFVVGARDSRTGLIKFLLCYFRNLTQDQAEKCLDVAGHHLPLAVRLVEVGRWGSESEVVPLLQPDAARTRTALRQAAKCSNTDGLVRLMTWRYPRRLLDPVLDDLRGGKQLTADCIYKICDLLRCSWPPEPTPAPTPGVYRDNSGNVTTITKIRKDVFATTTVSKDLVATTTITSTCPSNGDCARDDGVHLSTELGTEISSGVNSTTAESAPRENPDFLPLLKMSLLDTVHGFYIDALGILPSQALRDRHLLRAVLTAGHCYGPWDPVSNIILNSIWYDAVFPLSDDVANQIGAADILDARSMTRVESCSLDGLVAFVRYTYSISEQEAVVLLCQHRFNLSYMLQGPKKIFFNLASAVLVAKHPQPAAFGDFLNSLTPAKLVRLRSLVSDRGLGYVLSGDTLVRLKKMLTNGITCVAAAAVQSMAPDLPQSALETLSARRETFKSQQDYVRTKLESLLLDYGRNKGHLYRLGIVCGVTTARYHLYSTCYHVNFLASTDVPNDSTRPWALFFAEFWSIVDLRVEESTNVPFCCPVRDSFNAYSIRCIICDRTSCKIAHPSCDENVYFTGGSAQYGFPVHYKWEADLGGMLESDFIYFDRESDDQLAKILSEASCSSSSPKKTRQEFTWSQRNTRARTDAGFGVAPVPF; translated from the exons CGCCTCGACCTCCACCAACTGGGTCCTCTCGGCCACCACGAAGAACGAGGGCTACTCCATCTGGACCTCCGCGGGCGGCGAGTGGCGTCCCAGGCCCACGGACGCCCACGCCCCGGCGTACTACCACGACCTCGCCGAGTTGTACCTCGAGGCGGCCCGCCGCCTCCCCATCGCCGACATCCCGTACCTCGCCGACTGCATCTCCATCAGCGGCCTCGCCGTGGGCCTCGCCGACCCCGTCACCAACATCGTCCTCACCACCATCAACGCTTTCGCCAAGAGACCGTCCTACGTCCGGCCCCTAAAGCCAGATGATGCGCTAGAGAAAATCAGCAAGAAGACCACCTTCGTCGTCGGCGCTCGCGACTCCCGCACTGGCCTCATCAAGTTCTTGCTGTGCTACTTCCGCAACCTCACGCAGGATCAGGCGGAGAAATGCCTCGACGTGgccggccaccacctccccctcgccGTCCGCCTCGTCGAGGTGGGCCGCTGGGGCTCGGAGTCGGAGGTGGTTCCACTGCTGCAGCCGGATGCCGCCAGGACCAGGACGGCTTTGCGGCAGGCCGCCAAGTGCTCCAACACCGACGGCCTCGTGCGGCTCATGACGTGGAGGTACCCTCGTCGCCTCCTCGACCCTGTCCTCGATGATTTGCGCGGGGGCAAACAGCTTACCGCCGACTGCATCTACAAGATATGTGACCTGCTGCGATGTTCATGGCCGCCGGAGCCAACCCCTGCCCCAACTCCCGGCGTTTATCGGGACAACAGTGGGAACGTCACCACAATCACCAAGATCAGGAAAGACGTTTTCGCCACAACCACCGTATCTAAAGACCTTGTCGCGACGACCACGATCACCTCAACTTGTCCGAGCAATGGTGACTGCGCTCGAGACGACGGTGTCCATCTCTCAACTGAATTAGGCACAGAGATATCCTCCGGTGTGAACAGCACTACAGCAGAGTCTGCTCCTCGGGAGAACCCCGATTTCCTCCCATTGTTGAAGATGTCTCTCCTCGACACCGTGCATGGCTTCTACATCGACGCGCTGGGCATACTGCCCAGTCAGGCGTTACGCGACCGCCACCTCCTCCGTGCTGTCCTCACAGCCGGACATTGTTATGGCCCCTGGGACCCTGTGTCAAACATCATACTCAACTCCATCTGGTACGACGCTGTCTTCCCGCTCTCGGACGATGTCGCCAATCAGATTGGAGCAGCTGACATTCTCGATGCTCGCTCCATGACCCGTGTTGAATCTTGTTCGCTCGACGGCTTGGTTGCCTTTGTCCGCTATACCTACTCAATCTCGGAGCAAGAAGCAGTGGTGCTGCTCTGCCAACATCGCTTCAATCTCTCATACATGTTGCAGGGCCCAAAGAAGATATTCTTCAACTTAGCTTCTGCAGTACTGGTTGCCAAACACCCACAGCCTGCTGCCTTTGGGGATTTCCTCAATTCACTGACCCCAGCTAAACTTGTTCGCTTGCGCTCCCTTGTATCCGACAGAGGTCTCGGCTATGTTCTCTCTGGTGATACATTGGTGCggctaaagaagatgctgaccaaTGGAATAACATGCGTTGCGGCAGCAGCAGTGCAAAGTATGGCTCCTGATCTGCCCCAATCTGCTTTGGAGACACTGTCTGCTAGGAGGGAGACCTTCAAGTCTCAGCAGGATTATGTTCGCACAAAGTTGGAAAGCCTGCTACTCGACTATGGCCGCAATAAG GGACACTTATACAGGCTTGGTATTGTTTGTGGAGTGACGACAGCCAGATATCACCTCTACTCAACTTGCTATCATGTAAACTTCCTGGCGAGCACGGATGTCCCAAATGATTCTACCAGACCGTGGGCACTCTTCTTTGCCGAATTCTGGAGCATAGTTGATCTTAGAGTTGAAGAGTCAACAAATGTGCCTTTCTGCTGCCCTGTGAGAGATTCCTTTAATGCGTATTCTA TTCGCTGCATCATTTGTGATCGTACTTCATGTAAGATTGCACATCCATCTTGTGATGAGAATGTGTATTTCACGGGCGGTAGCGCTCAGTATGGCTTTCCGGTACACTATAAGTGGGAAGCTGATCTAGGTGGAATGCTCGAATCTGACTTCATCTACTTCGATCGTGAAAGTGATGACCAGCTTGCAAAGATTCTATCAGAGGCGTCTTGTTCTTCATCATCCCCTAAGAAGACCAGACAGGAGTTTACTTGGTCACAGAGGAATACCAGAGCTAGAACCGATGCTGGTTTTGGCGTTGCCCCGGTCCCTTTCTAG